One Nocardia iowensis DNA window includes the following coding sequences:
- a CDS encoding GPS-CTERM domain-containing protein: MIRAITHSAATLLIAALLSIGGGPTASTAPEDRPVLQLSETTKLTEGQRITARGSGFRPGLAAVAVGVCRQGFTNGLKDCDLDGGATFVNIGDDGTFGTLTFTLRHRFQGIDCLREQCVVAAAPLPGTEPPAIIAANSAEVLLDFAGAQLPVATTAAVAAGPATDTDGPSTLLWMATAGLLVIVAGLALADRRRL, from the coding sequence GTGCCATAACCCATTCGGCCGCAACGCTGCTGATCGCCGCCTTGCTGAGCATCGGAGGCGGGCCGACGGCGAGCACGGCTCCGGAGGACCGCCCGGTGTTGCAGCTCAGCGAGACCACGAAGCTCACCGAAGGGCAGCGGATCACCGCGCGTGGCAGCGGCTTTCGGCCCGGCCTCGCGGCGGTGGCGGTCGGCGTCTGCCGTCAGGGTTTCACCAATGGCCTGAAGGACTGCGATCTCGACGGCGGGGCCACCTTCGTCAATATCGGCGACGACGGCACCTTCGGGACGCTGACCTTTACACTGCGCCACCGATTCCAGGGCATCGACTGTCTGCGCGAGCAGTGCGTGGTCGCTGCCGCGCCACTGCCAGGCACCGAACCACCCGCGATCATCGCGGCCAACTCGGCCGAGGTGCTCCTGGATTTCGCCGGCGCGCAGCTGCCGGTCGCCACCACGGCCGCGGTGGCGGCTGGCCCTGCCACCGATACCGACGGCCCGTCCACGCTGCTGTGGATGGCAACCGCGGGCCTGCTGGTGATCGTCGCCGGCCTCGCCCTCGCCGACCGGCGGCGGCTGTAA
- a CDS encoding neocarzinostatin apoprotein domain-containing protein — protein MRTRIARFGLLATATLAALLGTSPIALAAPALQLSQNSGLTVGQTVTVTLDGLPPNLPTVAVGQCKPQVVAPTDCNLTGSLLGTADPQGTWQPNGGNKTLTLIATVGGTDCTAAAGACTIAVTSLTNPNQILASVPLTFGPAAASAKPSATAGDASASESSDEDSNTPLIIGIAAVVVVVVGAGIVVAARRRAGGSR, from the coding sequence ATGAGAACCCGCATAGCCCGCTTCGGCCTACTCGCCACCGCGACGCTCGCCGCACTGCTCGGCACGAGCCCGATCGCCTTGGCCGCCCCCGCTTTACAGCTGAGCCAGAACTCCGGTCTCACCGTCGGCCAAACCGTCACCGTCACGCTGGACGGCCTGCCCCCGAACCTGCCCACCGTTGCTGTCGGCCAATGCAAACCGCAGGTGGTCGCCCCCACCGACTGCAACCTCACCGGCTCGCTGCTCGGTACCGCCGACCCGCAAGGCACCTGGCAACCCAACGGCGGCAACAAAACCCTCACACTGATCGCCACCGTCGGCGGCACCGACTGCACGGCGGCCGCGGGCGCCTGCACCATCGCTGTCACCAGCTTGACCAATCCCAACCAGATCCTCGCGTCGGTGCCGCTGACCTTCGGTCCCGCAGCGGCGTCCGCGAAACCATCTGCCACAGCAGGGGATGCGAGCGCGTCGGAAAGTTCTGACGAGGACAGCAACACACCGCTCATCATCGGTATCGCGGCGGTCGTAGTGGTTGTGGTCGGCGCGGGAATCGTGGTGGCAGCACGCCGCCGAGCCGGAGGTTCCCGATGA
- a CDS encoding aldehyde dehydrogenase family protein → MIVERENPACPTEVVGTVPVNAPDAVDAVVREAHKQFREWSGRSLSDRLAAIRAAATELDVRTDALATLLARESGKPVADCRGEIGFAATYLRWVADHGPEVFGASAIDDGQGRISMSPKPFGVIVAITPWNAPIILSMLKLGPALAAGNTVVLKPSPLAPFAVAEAAALLPGTTVLHGGPDTVQALIAHPLVRKVAFTGGAAAGRSVAAAAGQGIKPVVLELGGNDPAVFLDDFALGPADYERLVLASFATAGQVCMAAKRLYVPAGRTDEFIDAYLAAAQRILIVGDPLDEAVTMGPVVTRAAMERITGLVRDARNRGGRIVPLADAPDSDGYFLEPVLALHLPDDADLVRHEQFGPAVPILSYRTENEALTRANDSDLGLAASVWSADEDRAFAFAAQLEAGFTFINTHNRTGMSLRAPFGGTKHSGYGREYAEEGLREYVQTTVAHAPGAFRAGGAGLPARAYPPTPH, encoded by the coding sequence GTGATCGTCGAGCGCGAGAATCCCGCGTGCCCGACGGAAGTCGTCGGTACTGTCCCGGTCAATGCGCCTGACGCGGTCGACGCCGTAGTTCGAGAGGCGCACAAGCAGTTCCGGGAATGGTCGGGGCGCTCCTTGTCCGATCGGCTCGCCGCTATCCGGGCTGCCGCGACCGAACTCGATGTGCGCACGGACGCACTCGCGACGCTGCTCGCCCGCGAGTCCGGTAAGCCGGTCGCCGACTGCCGGGGCGAGATCGGCTTCGCGGCAACCTATCTGCGGTGGGTGGCCGACCACGGGCCCGAAGTGTTCGGCGCATCCGCCATCGATGATGGGCAGGGGCGGATCAGCATGTCCCCCAAGCCGTTCGGGGTGATAGTCGCGATTACCCCGTGGAACGCGCCGATCATCCTGTCGATGCTCAAGCTGGGACCTGCGCTGGCAGCTGGTAATACGGTGGTACTCAAGCCGTCGCCGCTGGCACCGTTTGCGGTCGCTGAGGCGGCCGCGCTGCTGCCGGGCACCACTGTGCTACATGGTGGTCCGGATACCGTGCAGGCGCTGATCGCCCATCCGCTGGTCCGGAAGGTTGCGTTCACCGGTGGTGCGGCGGCGGGCCGCAGCGTCGCGGCGGCAGCGGGGCAAGGCATCAAGCCCGTCGTGCTCGAACTCGGCGGCAACGACCCGGCCGTCTTTCTCGACGACTTCGCGCTCGGCCCGGCGGATTACGAACGGCTGGTACTGGCCTCGTTCGCCACCGCGGGGCAGGTGTGCATGGCGGCCAAGCGGTTGTACGTCCCGGCGGGCAGGACGGATGAGTTCATCGATGCCTATCTCGCTGCCGCACAGCGCATTCTGATCGTCGGCGACCCGTTGGACGAGGCGGTCACGATGGGGCCCGTCGTCACCCGAGCCGCCATGGAGCGAATCACCGGCCTGGTGCGCGACGCACGGAATCGAGGCGGCCGGATCGTCCCATTGGCCGATGCGCCGGACAGCGACGGGTACTTCCTGGAACCGGTTCTCGCCCTGCACCTCCCGGACGATGCCGACCTCGTGCGGCACGAACAGTTCGGTCCCGCCGTGCCGATACTCTCCTACCGCACCGAAAACGAAGCTCTCACCCGCGCAAACGATTCCGATCTCGGCTTGGCCGCCTCGGTGTGGTCGGCCGACGAAGACCGCGCCTTCGCCTTTGCCGCCCAGCTAGAAGCAGGCTTCACCTTCATCAATACGCACAACCGCACCGGCATGTCCTTGCGCGCCCCGTTCGGCGGCACCAAACACAGCGGCTACGGCCGTGAATACGCCGAAGAGGGCCTGCGCGAGTACGTCCAAACCACCGTGGCGCACGCCCCCGGCGCATTCCGAGCAGGCGGTGCGGGCCTCCCAGCCCGCGCCTACCCGCCCACACCCCACTGA
- a CDS encoding aldehyde dehydrogenase family protein, which produces MTVDLPFLADLVDGEWGTPTTDLDFVLEDPTTGEEVCRAMATSEVRAERALAVADSFDDRIEPRVLDAIADDLEQRATRIAELDAFATGVPIRQTRLLGAIVSGSFRLAAEQVRGGVLRADRDGVEVYRLPLGTALCLVPWNAPAPMAAHKVANALAAGCPVILKASELAPYSSIVLAEVIAEHVPAGMFQLVQGGPELGARLVQDPRVKAVSFTGGLAGGRSVAAASAPLLRPCQLELGGNNPLVVLPDADLDTAARMACDLLTTLNGQWCRALGRLIVPADRTEDLVAAIGKRVAALRVGTPLDPLTDFGPLIHSRHTEVVRAASSARSRSFGTVPEIGNYVAPTLLDEDLPVEVFGPVAGVVGYDRIDDAVRLANAVPYGLEGYVCGGDEEHALSVARQIRAGEVKVNGSSVMSLHLMTPRPAWGRSGLGEEGTAETLRFFTGARVVGVEGRFALHMS; this is translated from the coding sequence ATGACCGTTGACCTGCCTTTCCTCGCCGATCTGGTGGACGGTGAATGGGGTACGCCGACAACCGATCTCGACTTCGTACTGGAGGACCCGACGACCGGCGAAGAGGTCTGCCGCGCAATGGCTACCAGTGAAGTCCGTGCCGAGCGCGCGCTGGCTGTCGCGGATTCGTTCGATGATCGGATCGAACCGCGAGTCCTCGACGCGATTGCGGACGACCTCGAACAACGGGCGACTCGGATCGCCGAGCTGGACGCGTTCGCCACCGGGGTACCGATCAGGCAGACCAGGTTGCTCGGTGCGATCGTGTCCGGCTCGTTCCGGCTCGCGGCCGAACAGGTCCGTGGTGGCGTGCTGCGCGCGGACCGGGACGGCGTCGAGGTGTACCGGCTGCCGCTGGGCACCGCGTTGTGTCTGGTGCCGTGGAACGCGCCCGCGCCCATGGCCGCGCACAAGGTGGCGAACGCGTTGGCCGCGGGCTGTCCGGTGATCCTGAAGGCCAGTGAGCTGGCCCCGTACAGCTCGATCGTGTTGGCGGAGGTCATCGCCGAACATGTACCCGCCGGGATGTTCCAGCTGGTCCAGGGTGGCCCCGAGCTCGGCGCGCGGCTGGTCCAGGACCCGCGGGTCAAGGCCGTGTCGTTCACCGGCGGCCTGGCCGGCGGACGGTCGGTGGCCGCCGCCTCCGCGCCGCTGCTACGGCCATGCCAGCTCGAACTCGGCGGCAACAACCCGCTGGTGGTGCTGCCGGACGCCGACCTGGACACCGCCGCGCGGATGGCTTGCGACCTGCTCACCACGTTGAACGGGCAGTGGTGCCGGGCGCTCGGCCGGTTGATCGTGCCCGCGGACCGGACCGAGGACCTGGTCGCGGCGATCGGCAAACGGGTAGCGGCGCTGCGGGTGGGGACGCCGCTGGACCCGCTGACCGACTTCGGACCGCTGATCCACTCGCGGCACACGGAGGTCGTGCGCGCGGCAAGCAGCGCACGTTCCCGCTCCTTCGGAACCGTGCCGGAAATCGGAAACTACGTGGCGCCAACCCTTCTCGATGAAGACCTGCCGGTCGAGGTGTTCGGTCCGGTGGCGGGGGTGGTCGGCTACGACCGGATCGACGATGCGGTGCGACTGGCCAATGCGGTGCCCTACGGTTTGGAGGGGTACGTGTGTGGCGGCGATGAGGAGCACGCATTGTCCGTGGCACGGCAGATCCGAGCCGGGGAAGTAAAGGTGAACGGGTCGTCGGTCATGAGCCTCCATCTGATGACGCCCCGGCCCGCGTGGGGCCGGTCCGGGCTCGGCGAGGAGGGGACGGCGGAGACGCTGCGCTTCTTCACCGGGGCGCGGGTGGTCGGTGTCGAAGGGCGTTTCGCCCTGCACATGTCATGA
- a CDS encoding Dabb family protein yields MTADAGSNQVLTHVVLMKFHNRSDAEKAAELLTALVDSVPQIRTLTVSLDELATPVSYDLCLTTTHDSPDDLSAYQDHPAHRELAQWLVPRLAARAVVDYHVPASH; encoded by the coding sequence ATGACCGCCGATGCGGGCAGCAACCAGGTGCTCACGCATGTGGTGCTGATGAAGTTCCACAACCGGTCCGACGCCGAGAAGGCCGCAGAACTCCTCACCGCCCTGGTCGATTCCGTGCCCCAGATCAGAACCCTCACCGTCTCTCTCGACGAACTCGCCACCCCCGTCTCCTACGACCTGTGCCTGACCACCACCCACGACTCGCCCGACGACCTGTCCGCCTACCAGGACCACCCAGCTCACCGCGAACTCGCCCAATGGCTCGTCCCCCGCCTGGCGGCGCGCGCCGTAGTCGACTACCACGTCCCCGCAAGCCATTAG
- a CDS encoding FAD-dependent oxidoreductase yields the protein MTDRATVAVVGAGPVGLTAALTLARRGIQVTVLEQGDELARESRASTFHPPTLEMLQRLAVLDALLDKGIVARTFQYRERGGGAIATLDLGVLAQDTPFPFRVQCEQSKLTPILLDALPGNAEVRFGHQVDGIDTSATEPVLDTARGPFRAEWVLAADGAHSAVRRGLGAEFEGSTYPERFLVASVEEDLAAALPGIAPINYVFDPREWLVLLRTPEHWRVLLPTPADSPDHYELRRLPTRLAAVADLGRPWRVAHASLYRVHQRVTDRFRFGRVVLMGDAAHVNNPLGGLGMNSGIHDAVTLATALADVLDGAPESGLDVAAERRRTVAIEHVQRTSHDNWNRLRGHDDSYRAQLRELAADPAAARAYLRRSCLLDSLEPQR from the coding sequence ATGACCGATCGGGCAACGGTCGCGGTCGTCGGCGCCGGGCCGGTCGGGCTCACCGCCGCACTCACATTGGCGCGCAGAGGTATTCAGGTCACCGTACTGGAGCAGGGCGATGAGCTCGCACGCGAGTCTCGGGCCTCCACGTTCCACCCGCCGACGCTGGAGATGCTGCAACGGCTCGCGGTGCTGGACGCGTTGCTGGACAAGGGAATCGTCGCGCGGACGTTTCAATATCGGGAGCGCGGCGGTGGGGCGATAGCGACCCTCGATTTGGGTGTGCTCGCCCAGGACACCCCCTTTCCCTTCCGGGTGCAATGCGAACAGAGCAAGCTCACGCCGATTCTGCTCGACGCGCTGCCCGGCAACGCGGAGGTACGCTTCGGTCACCAGGTCGACGGAATCGACACCAGCGCAACGGAACCGGTGCTGGACACCGCACGCGGGCCGTTCCGAGCCGAGTGGGTGCTCGCGGCCGACGGCGCGCATTCCGCGGTACGTCGTGGTCTCGGCGCCGAGTTCGAGGGCAGTACCTACCCGGAGCGCTTCCTCGTCGCCTCGGTCGAGGAGGATCTCGCGGCCGCATTGCCCGGCATCGCGCCGATCAACTATGTCTTCGATCCCCGTGAGTGGCTGGTCCTGCTGCGCACACCCGAGCATTGGCGGGTGCTGCTGCCGACTCCGGCGGACTCGCCCGATCACTACGAATTGCGGAGGCTGCCAACCCGGTTGGCTGCTGTCGCCGATCTCGGCCGGCCGTGGCGGGTAGCGCATGCCTCGCTCTATCGGGTGCATCAGCGGGTCACCGACCGTTTCCGGTTCGGCCGTGTCGTGCTGATGGGCGACGCGGCGCACGTCAACAATCCGCTCGGCGGTCTCGGCATGAACAGCGGCATCCACGACGCGGTCACCCTGGCGACCGCGCTGGCCGACGTACTCGACGGCGCACCGGAGTCGGGCCTCGATGTTGCCGCCGAGCGACGGCGCACGGTCGCGATCGAACATGTCCAACGCACCAGCCACGACAATTGGAACCGATTGCGCGGCCATGATGACAGCTATCGGGCGCAGCTGCGGGAGCTGGCCGCCGATCCGGCCGCCGCACGCGCGTATCTGCGGCGGAGTTGCCTGCTCGACTCGCTGGAGCCGCAGCGGTGA